A section of the Paenibacillus yonginensis genome encodes:
- a CDS encoding SGNH/GDSL hydrolase family protein — protein MSILEERTKVLFIGDSVTDCGRNYEDQASLGAGYAFLAAAEFGRRYPEKQVTFLNRGISGHRVKDLEERWDRDCLQLKPDYVSILIGINDTWRRYDQNDPTSVDNFKDGYRRLIERTLNQGVKKLILMEPFVVPVHEEQQGWYEDLNPKIQAVRSLAKEFGTLYVPLDGLINAASTGTGAAYWAEDGVHPSTAGHGLIADAWLSVVGAK, from the coding sequence ATGAGCATACTGGAAGAGCGCACGAAAGTGCTGTTTATTGGCGACAGCGTAACGGACTGCGGCAGGAATTACGAGGATCAGGCCAGTTTAGGTGCCGGATATGCTTTTCTGGCAGCGGCCGAATTTGGGCGGCGCTATCCGGAGAAGCAGGTGACTTTCCTTAATAGAGGAATAAGCGGACATCGGGTCAAGGATCTGGAAGAAAGATGGGATAGGGACTGCCTCCAGCTGAAGCCGGATTATGTTTCCATTCTGATCGGAATAAATGATACCTGGCGCAGATACGATCAAAATGATCCAACCTCCGTGGATAACTTTAAGGACGGTTACCGCCGTTTGATCGAGCGGACGCTCAACCAGGGCGTGAAGAAACTTATATTGATGGAACCCTTTGTTGTCCCCGTCCATGAAGAGCAGCAGGGCTGGTACGAAGATCTGAATCCGAAAATTCAGGCCGTACGGTCGCTGGCTAAGGAATTTGGAACGCTGTATGTACCGCTGGACGGATTAATTAATGCCGCAAGCACGGGGACAGGGGCAGCTTATTGGGCGGAAGATGGCGTTCATCCTTCCACAGCCGGACATGGCCTGATTGCCGATGCCTGGTTAAGCGTGGTTGGGGCCAAATAA
- a CDS encoding extracellular solute-binding protein, translated as MDELRKAYQTLGLEEGAPREEVNKKYDLYVRRSRSRGRSQEGTEPEEDFEAINRAYRFIIDYEDNKIIEQKRQERFRKWGKWAGAAEKTDDFLRLHRTKIWLSLLALVVIIVAITTYVNHKQEQERLASLPPVDLSVMFIGNFVLPDGSKAGEALEQSILAPFPDWKRVTAHVTYLPMDNTNAGQMAIALQQKAQIDVMTEKPDLYIMDKSTFDWLAQGGALQKLDDYANGELKSLLTGETALKQKTEDDTSSHVYGIDLSSSPLSANLALGKTDMIAGIRGGTELSGKSLEFIKRYLEAAAGK; from the coding sequence ATGGACGAGTTGAGAAAGGCCTACCAAACCCTTGGGCTCGAAGAAGGGGCACCGCGGGAGGAAGTGAACAAGAAATACGATCTGTATGTCCGAAGGTCCCGTTCCCGAGGCCGATCCCAGGAAGGAACCGAGCCGGAGGAGGACTTCGAAGCCATTAACCGTGCTTATCGTTTCATCATCGACTACGAAGACAACAAGATCATCGAGCAGAAACGGCAGGAGCGGTTCCGCAAATGGGGCAAATGGGCTGGGGCCGCTGAGAAAACCGACGATTTCCTCCGGCTTCACCGGACCAAAATCTGGTTGTCGCTGCTGGCATTGGTCGTCATTATCGTTGCCATCACCACATACGTCAATCATAAGCAAGAGCAGGAAAGACTGGCAAGCCTCCCTCCGGTTGATCTTTCGGTCATGTTTATCGGCAACTTCGTTTTGCCTGACGGAAGCAAAGCTGGCGAAGCTTTGGAGCAGTCCATCCTCGCTCCCTTCCCGGATTGGAAACGGGTAACCGCCCATGTAACCTATCTGCCCATGGATAATACAAATGCCGGGCAAATGGCGATAGCTTTGCAGCAGAAAGCCCAAATTGATGTCATGACCGAGAAACCGGATCTTTATATCATGGATAAATCGACTTTCGACTGGCTGGCTCAAGGCGGAGCGCTGCAGAAGCTTGATGATTACGCAAACGGCGAATTAAAATCCCTGCTGACCGGCGAAACCGCATTAAAGCAGAAGACGGAAGACGACACCTCTTCTCATGTATATGGCATCGACCTTTCAAGCAGTCCGCTTTCAGCCAACCTGGCTTTGGGCAAAACCGATATGATCGCAGGGATCCGCGGCGGAACTGAGCTATCGGGCAAATCCCTTGAATTTATCAAACGTTATCTGGAAGCCGCAGCAGGAAAATAA
- a CDS encoding DHA2 family efflux MFS transporter permease subunit, with the protein MNATHPSGASVPVLKKGPIVAAILIAAFVALLNQTLMNVALPQMMGDLGVGATTIQWLTTGFMLVNGVLVPLSAYLVQRFTTRHLFLTATILFSIGTLICALGNDFSMVMVGRIVQALGAGILLPLMNVIFLTIFPIEKRGQAMGMMGVAMIFAPAIGPTLSGWIIEHHSWHVLFWIILPLGLISVLLGLLFMKNVLPNSKAKLEYLSVVLSTLGFGGILYGFSEAGSNGWDSTEVIVSIVVGAIALILFVWRQFVAEKPLLEMRVFKYNMYSLTTVINVIVTMAMYAGMILLPIYLQTIRGFSPLESGLLLLPGSILMGIMSPITGIIFDKIGARWLVVIGLIITAITTYEFSDLTQSTTYGHLIFVYTARMFGMSMIMMPVQTAGLNQLPAKMNAHGAAMSNTLRTIAGALGTAFLVTIMNSRATHRGTELIQASGLNPKDPANAEAIGKLTQDATIYGIDQAFIVATWITVAALVLAFFIKRVNVNKEATPLETKTVAAPSKG; encoded by the coding sequence ATGAATGCAACACATCCTAGTGGAGCTTCGGTTCCGGTACTGAAAAAGGGTCCGATTGTTGCTGCGATTCTGATTGCAGCATTTGTGGCCTTGTTGAACCAAACCTTGATGAACGTGGCCTTGCCTCAAATGATGGGCGATCTGGGAGTAGGAGCAACTACGATCCAATGGCTCACTACCGGCTTTATGCTGGTGAACGGCGTTCTTGTCCCATTAAGTGCTTATCTGGTTCAAAGATTTACGACAAGACACCTGTTCCTGACGGCAACGATTTTATTCTCGATCGGTACGCTGATATGTGCTTTAGGCAACGATTTCTCGATGGTTATGGTCGGACGTATTGTTCAAGCGCTTGGCGCAGGCATTTTGCTTCCGCTGATGAACGTTATTTTCCTGACCATCTTCCCGATTGAGAAACGCGGTCAAGCGATGGGGATGATGGGGGTAGCGATGATCTTCGCCCCTGCCATTGGTCCTACTTTGTCCGGTTGGATCATTGAACATCATTCCTGGCATGTTCTCTTCTGGATTATCCTGCCGCTCGGCCTGATTTCGGTTCTGCTGGGTCTGCTGTTCATGAAAAATGTACTGCCCAACTCCAAAGCTAAACTGGAGTACCTGTCCGTAGTTCTTTCTACGCTGGGATTTGGCGGCATTTTGTACGGCTTCAGTGAAGCTGGCAGCAATGGCTGGGATTCCACTGAAGTTATTGTAAGTATTGTTGTTGGCGCTATAGCTTTGATCCTGTTTGTATGGCGCCAGTTTGTGGCTGAGAAGCCGCTGCTGGAAATGCGCGTATTCAAATACAACATGTACTCCCTAACAACAGTGATTAACGTCATTGTTACGATGGCGATGTATGCAGGCATGATCCTCTTGCCGATTTACCTGCAGACGATCCGCGGCTTTTCGCCGCTGGAATCCGGTTTGCTGCTCCTGCCAGGCTCGATTCTGATGGGGATCATGTCTCCAATCACCGGTATCATTTTCGATAAGATCGGTGCGAGATGGCTGGTTGTTATCGGTCTGATCATTACAGCAATTACTACCTACGAATTCAGTGACCTGACACAGAGCACCACTTATGGACATTTGATCTTTGTCTATACAGCCCGTATGTTCGGCATGTCCATGATCATGATGCCGGTTCAAACAGCGGGGCTGAACCAGCTGCCGGCCAAAATGAATGCGCACGGCGCAGCCATGTCCAACACACTGCGTACCATTGCCGGTGCGCTGGGAACGGCGTTCCTGGTAACCATCATGAACAGCCGGGCTACGCACCGCGGAACCGAACTGATTCAAGCCAGCGGTTTGAATCCTAAGGACCCGGCCAATGCTGAAGCCATCGGCAAGCTGACTCAGGATGCTACGATTTACGGCATCGACCAGGCGTTTATTGTCGCTACCTGGATTACGGTTGCTGCGCTGGTGTTGGCCTTCTTTATCAAGAGAGTGAACGTCAACAAGGAAGCCACTCCGCTGGAAACCAAAACGGTAGCTGCACCTTCCAAAGGCTGA
- a CDS encoding MarR family winged helix-turn-helix transcriptional regulator: protein MEQGNQLHELVQGFRELKRAFHQVVSKQAEKLGITGIQFYVLSALREQPELSMSDLAERVHLGNSTLSGVIDRMEKAGYVERKRSDLDRRTVTLHLTNEGREIEERTNLLYQKAMGKISDIPQEEITHLIRTFRSIINLLETEKEGE from the coding sequence TTGGAACAAGGGAACCAACTTCACGAGCTGGTCCAAGGGTTTCGTGAATTAAAGAGAGCCTTTCACCAGGTTGTATCAAAACAAGCTGAGAAGCTGGGCATCACGGGCATCCAGTTTTACGTGTTGTCCGCGCTTCGAGAGCAGCCCGAGCTTAGTATGTCCGATCTGGCCGAGCGGGTCCATTTGGGAAACAGTACACTCAGCGGTGTCATCGACCGGATGGAGAAAGCAGGTTATGTAGAGCGGAAGCGCTCCGATCTGGACCGCAGGACGGTCACCTTGCACTTGACCAATGAAGGAAGGGAGATTGAGGAGCGGACCAACCTTTTATATCAAAAGGCGATGGGCAAGATCAGCGACATACCGCAGGAAGAAATCACTCATTTAATAAGAACGTTTCGTTCTATTATAAATTTATTAGAAACAGAGAAAGAAGGAGAATAA